In Cloeon dipterum unplaced genomic scaffold, ieCloDipt1.1 scaffold_10_ctg1, whole genome shotgun sequence, one DNA window encodes the following:
- the LOC135947632 gene encoding uncharacterized protein LOC135947632, producing MAGSGRLVKRLLLYLAISAVFRPDSVFQRSKPTYEHLWTRLRPPDGVDSTPAVHGVSVPVWMLLVHYGSIEVAESRAVCRQRRRRESGVLLQRAARHLLFMPGMPTARHPVYFLLGSVNSHHITTAFCFIGTGAYFLIILISMMDIETNPGPADEPISMEALSRLLDVKLKVTNDAIDGLKDVVEGFGTRLTTMSDRIEELTNEKVALAARVDRLEKQLATQEGERRRKNAVVFGVLTADNLESAVDDLLFEKLELPRKPREEIVESFFRIGKPDGQTRPIVIKFCSQAQKSIAMKNAFKLKGKKEAITDDLTPEERNDRRELLNARKDALRAGMQVKVLRNGLIVGGKKMTLAVIRTVGWLDNLQQPRQKHSNDGESVASASQNGRGQAAAAAKKRDRQTAMLSPDNPPDNQPLEPRAGLSQGFATAPLNKKKASSQTKAVGNSQRGRKARSLERVTRSTTMDSQVCSEGSNAD from the coding sequence ATGGCTGGCTCAGGTCGCTTGGTAAAGCGGCTCCTGCTTTACCTAGCGATTTCAGCGGTTTTTCGGCCCGACAGTGTCTTTCAACGGAGCAAGCCCACCTATGAGCACCTGTGGACCAGGTTGCGACCACCGGATGGCGTGGACAGCACCCCCGCTGTCCACGGGGTGAGTGTCCCTGTCTGGATGCTGCTAGTACACTATGGGAGTATTGAAGTGGCCGAGAGTCGTGCGGTATGCAGGCAACGACGGCGGCGTGAGAGCGGTGTGCTGCTGCAGCGTGCTGCTCGGCACCTGCTTTTCATGCCAGGAATGCCCACGGCGCGCCACCCAGTTTACTTTCTTCTGGGCAGTGTAAATTCTCATCATATTACAACCGCTTTTTGTTTCATCGGAACTGGAGCATATTTTCTCATTATCCTAATATCTATGATGGATATTGAGACCAATCCTGGCCCTGCTGACGAGCCCATTAGTATGGAGGCGCTCAGCAGGCTGCTTGatgtaaaattgaaagtcaCCAATGATGCTATTGATGGCCTGAAGGACGTCGTGGAGGGTTTTGGCACTCGTTTGACAACCATGTCGGACAGAATTGAAGAGCtaacaaatgaaaaagtgGCCCTCGCCGCGCGTGTTGATCGACTAGAGAAGCAACTCGCCACTCAAGAGGGCGAAAGGCGGCGGAAAAACGCAGTGGTGTTCGGCGTCTTAACCGCCGACAACCTTGAATCGGCGGTAGATGACCTGCTATTTGAAAAACTGGAGTTGCCGAGAAAGCCCAGGGAGGAGATCGTTGAGAGCTTCTTCCGCATTGGAAAGCCTGATGGACAAACGCGGCCAATagtcataaaattttgcagccaGGCACAAAAGAGCATTGCGATGAAAAATGCCTTTAAGCTGAAGGGGAAAAAAGAAGCCATCACTGATGATTTGACCCCCGAGGAGAGGAATGATCGTCGCGAGCTGCTCAATGCGCGCAAAGATGCTCTGCGGGCCGGCATGCAAGTGAAAGTCCTACGAAATGGCTTAATAGTTGgtggtaaaaaaatgactCTTGCGGTCATACGAACAGTGGGCTGGCTCGATAACCTTCAGCAGCCGCGGCAGAAGCACAGCAACGATGGTGAGAGCGTGGCCAGTGCATCGCAGAACGGCAGGGGCcaggcggcggcagcggcgaagAAGCGCGACCGACAGACTGCCATGCTCTCACCCGACAATCCGCCCGACAATCAGCCCCTCGAGCCCCGAGCTGGCCTGTCCCAGGGTTTTGCCACCGCGCCCCTCAACAAAAAGAAAGCGTCCAGCCAGACAAAGGCGGTGGGCAACTCCCAGAGGGGCAGGAAGGCTCGGAGTCTCGAGAGGGTGACGAGGTCAACGACAATGGACAGTCAAGTGTGCAGCGAGGGTTCCAACGCAGATTGA